In one Marinitoga hydrogenitolerans DSM 16785 genomic region, the following are encoded:
- a CDS encoding flavin reductase family protein: MGALGKIYNATSIVTMNSNGKINGITVAWITRVSIKPPMIAISIGKERYSHKLLEETDKFGICILSKEQMEIARYFGSRSGEKYNKFENVNYELTENGIPKIKNIVAFFECKIVNKADAGDHTIYIGKVEKEELLKTEIPLLYGEHKLI; encoded by the coding sequence ATGGGTGCTTTAGGAAAAATATATAATGCGACTTCTATTGTAACCATGAATTCAAATGGGAAAATAAATGGAATAACAGTTGCTTGGATAACTAGAGTATCGATAAAGCCACCTATGATAGCTATTTCAATAGGGAAGGAAAGATATTCTCACAAACTGCTAGAGGAGACTGATAAATTTGGTATATGTATTTTATCAAAAGAGCAAATGGAAATAGCGAGGTATTTTGGAAGTAGAAGTGGAGAAAAATACAATAAATTTGAAAATGTAAATTATGAATTAACTGAAAATGGAATACCTAAAATAAAAAATATTGTAGCTTTTTTTGAATGCAAAATAGTTAACAAAGCAGATGCGGGAGACCATACAATATATATTGGAAAAGTTGAAAAAGAAGAGTTATTAAAAACTGAAATACCATTATTATATGGAGAACACAAATTAATATAA
- a CDS encoding DUF362 domain-containing protein, with product MASKVYFTNLRTRPGMNLLDKLENLVKKAGILNIDFENKFVAIKLHFGEPGNLAYIRPNYAARLVKLIKELGGRPFLTDSNTLYSGRRANALDHLESAYENGFNPLSTGCQVIIADGLKGTEYIEIPINLEYCKTAKIGSAIVDSDIIISMAHFKGHEQAGFGGTLKNLGMGCASRGGKLELHSTSQPKIVEKNCVGCGICVKNCAHDAIHLNEDKIAYIDYEKCVGCGQCVAVCQYNAAQVVWNESSEIMNKKIAEYTYAIVKDKPAFYINFIMNVSPDCDCWSNNDYPIVPDIGIAASFDPVALDMASVDLVKNAPVLPGSKIYKDHSHDFLGKDKFKFVHPNADWEAGLNHAEKIGLGSKDYEIILI from the coding sequence ATGGCTTCAAAGGTTTATTTTACAAATTTAAGAACAAGACCTGGAATGAATCTACTTGATAAATTAGAGAACTTAGTAAAAAAAGCTGGAATATTAAATATTGATTTCGAAAATAAATTTGTTGCTATTAAATTACATTTTGGAGAACCTGGAAACCTTGCATATATCAGACCTAATTATGCAGCAAGGTTGGTTAAATTAATTAAAGAATTGGGAGGTCGTCCATTTTTAACCGATTCGAATACTCTTTATTCTGGTAGAAGAGCAAATGCTCTCGATCACCTTGAAAGCGCATATGAAAATGGTTTTAATCCATTATCGACTGGATGTCAGGTTATTATAGCTGATGGATTAAAAGGTACAGAATATATTGAAATCCCAATTAATTTAGAATATTGTAAAACCGCAAAAATAGGATCGGCTATAGTTGATAGTGATATAATCATATCTATGGCACATTTTAAAGGTCATGAACAAGCTGGTTTTGGTGGAACGTTAAAAAATTTAGGGATGGGTTGTGCATCAAGAGGTGGCAAGTTGGAATTACATTCTACATCTCAACCTAAAATTGTAGAAAAAAATTGCGTTGGATGTGGTATTTGTGTAAAAAATTGTGCTCATGATGCCATTCATTTAAATGAAGATAAAATCGCATATATTGATTATGAAAAATGCGTTGGATGTGGTCAATGTGTAGCTGTTTGCCAATATAATGCTGCACAGGTTGTGTGGAATGAGTCTTCTGAAATAATGAATAAAAAAATCGCAGAATATACTTATGCCATAGTAAAAGATAAACCTGCATTTTATATAAACTTTATTATGAATGTTTCTCCAGATTGTGATTGTTGGTCTAATAATGATTATCCTATCGTTCCTGATATTGGTATTGCGGCTTCCTTTGATCCTGTCGCTCTTGATATGGCAAGTGTTGATTTAGTTAAAAATGCACCTGTACTTCCTGGAAGTAAAATTTATAAAGATCATTCACATGATTTCTTAGGAAAAGATAAATTTAAGTTTGTCCATCCTAATGCTGATTGGGAAGCGGGGTTAAATCATGCAGAAAAAATTGGTCTTGGAAGTAAAGATTATGAAATAATATTAATATAA
- a CDS encoding DMT family transporter: MVKAYFLLILVTFIWGSTFPLVKMNVGSNDVYIFLTMRFAIASLLSFLIWKKQSFKHGVIIGIFIALGFITQTIGLTLTTASKSGFITSLYIIMVPFFSYLIEKEKAHMNHIIALPLAAIGSYLLSGGISGFNLGDFLTVICAIAFALSMVYITKYSKVEKETSLLGYQFLIVAVLNGILSFTKPIHITWSMFGTAMFTALFATIFATLIQLKYQKVVSTNTTAFIFVGEPIFAMLSAYIFLGERMNTQQIIGALILLSALIIASVKFGIKEVREI, encoded by the coding sequence GTGGTTAAGGCTTATTTTTTATTAATTTTAGTTACCTTTATATGGGGAAGTACATTTCCATTAGTAAAAATGAATGTTGGAAGCAATGATGTATATATTTTTCTTACAATGAGGTTTGCCATTGCTTCATTATTATCATTTCTTATCTGGAAAAAGCAATCGTTTAAACATGGAGTTATAATAGGAATTTTTATAGCATTAGGATTTATTACTCAAACAATAGGGTTAACCTTAACAACAGCATCTAAAAGTGGTTTTATAACCTCCTTATATATAATAATGGTTCCATTTTTTTCTTATTTAATAGAAAAAGAAAAAGCTCATATGAATCATATAATAGCTCTTCCCCTTGCAGCTATAGGATCGTATTTGTTGTCAGGAGGTATTTCTGGTTTTAATTTAGGAGATTTTTTAACAGTAATATGTGCCATAGCCTTTGCATTATCAATGGTATATATTACAAAATATTCCAAAGTTGAAAAAGAAACATCATTGTTGGGCTATCAATTTCTTATAGTTGCTGTATTAAATGGAATATTATCATTTACTAAGCCTATTCATATTACATGGTCTATGTTTGGAACTGCTATGTTTACAGCTTTATTTGCAACGATATTTGCAACACTTATTCAATTAAAGTATCAAAAGGTTGTTTCTACAAATACAACAGCGTTTATTTTTGTTGGAGAACCAATTTTTGCCATGTTATCAGCATATATATTTTTAGGAGAAAGAATGAACACTCAGCAAATTATAGGTGCTTTGATATTATTATCAGCTTTGATTATAGCTTCTGTAAAATTTGGAATTAAGGAAGTAAGAGAAATATAA
- a CDS encoding NUDIX domain-containing protein translates to MENVEKYIKEKKLQFDTKKLFKNHNQKIAVMCYAENEENEILMLERIKEPFSGKLVPPGGKVETNEDIEKAIRREFLEETGFILNDLKLKVFTSEEGPEHYNWILFIFLGKIKKRKLNYCNEGILKWIKKNKLLEENLTNIDKKILPYLYEKKGLFFIEINYDENKNAEILHVEKIETY, encoded by the coding sequence ATGGAAAATGTGGAAAAATATATAAAAGAGAAAAAATTACAGTTTGATACAAAAAAACTATTTAAAAATCATAATCAAAAAATAGCTGTAATGTGTTATGCAGAAAATGAAGAAAATGAAATTTTAATGCTTGAAAGAATAAAAGAACCTTTTTCCGGAAAATTAGTTCCACCAGGTGGGAAAGTTGAAACAAACGAAGATATTGAAAAAGCTATAAGAAGAGAGTTTTTAGAAGAAACAGGATTTATATTAAATGATTTAAAATTGAAGGTTTTTACTTCTGAAGAAGGCCCAGAACATTATAATTGGATATTGTTCATTTTTCTTGGGAAAATAAAAAAAAGAAAATTAAATTATTGTAATGAAGGTATTCTAAAGTGGATTAAAAAAAATAAACTTTTAGAAGAAAATCTAACTAATATAGACAAAAAGATTCTTCCATATTTATATGAAAAAAAAGGTTTATTTTTTATTGAAATTAATTATGATGAAAATAAAAATGCTGAAATCTTACATGTTGAGAAAATAGAGACCTATTAA
- a CDS encoding ABC transporter ATP-binding protein, with translation MVELKNITVIYNHGKTNEKIGLKNFNLKINSGDFITIIGSNGAGKSTLFKVLMGLVKPLKGDYIINNKNMNNATPFQLSKMISIVYQNPDMGVFPDLTIKENLILGAKKGLRFFKFGKLPSLDLLKRLDMGLEKRLNTKVKELSGGQKQALALILATMSKPKLLLLDEHTAALDPRVTEKIMELTLRINKELNITTLMISHNTLVISKYCDKIIRIEDGEIVHAA, from the coding sequence ATGGTTGAACTCAAAAATATCACTGTCATTTACAACCACGGAAAAACCAATGAAAAAATTGGTTTAAAGAATTTTAATTTGAAAATAAATAGTGGAGATTTTATTACAATTATTGGTTCTAATGGGGCAGGCAAATCTACCCTATTCAAAGTTTTAATGGGATTGGTAAAACCCTTAAAAGGCGATTATATAATAAATAATAAAAATATGAATAACGCTACACCCTTTCAACTTTCAAAAATGATTAGTATTGTATATCAAAATCCTGACATGGGTGTATTTCCTGATTTAACCATAAAAGAAAATTTAATTTTAGGTGCAAAAAAAGGTTTAAGATTTTTTAAATTCGGAAAATTACCTTCCTTAGACTTATTAAAAAGATTAGATATGGGGTTAGAAAAAAGATTGAATACAAAAGTAAAAGAATTGTCTGGTGGACAAAAACAGGCTCTTGCCTTAATACTGGCAACTATGTCTAAACCAAAATTGTTATTATTAGATGAACATACTGCTGCTTTAGATCCAAGAGTTACTGAAAAAATTATGGAATTAACATTAAGAATAAACAAAGAACTTAATATAACCACTTTAATGATTTCACATAATACACTTGTTATTTCAAAATATTGTGATAAAATTATAAGGATAGAAGACGGTGAAATTGTACACGCTGCATAA
- a CDS encoding ABC transporter permease encodes MIEIIEQGIILAILSLGVFTTFKIIDTPDLTTDGSYVLGGSITVILLHNNIHWIFALLIGGIFAGISGFFTGLIHTKAKINPLLASILVMIMLYSINIRIMNGPNLSLPKTSVESSVNLSGTKLDFLLENNNNVTLGKDASFSFVNPFETYALLKLSFITILIFLLYYLFLKTELGTLLRAFGSNKQGVLTIGVNPDIISILGLSIGNFLVGISGGLFSIYAGFSDVNMGQGMLVTGLAAVILGEIVFKSDFLLKIPAPLIGGILYQVIISMVIKYGYNIGFKASDLKLATALFIIIVISLRNSEVKKWLNSKISLSFTTTEKPMKKLV; translated from the coding sequence ATGATCGAAATTATTGAACAAGGTATAATATTGGCCATACTGTCTCTCGGTGTATTTACTACCTTTAAGATTATAGACACTCCAGATTTAACAACAGATGGTTCCTATGTTTTAGGCGGATCAATAACTGTTATATTATTACACAATAATATTCATTGGATTTTCGCACTATTAATTGGTGGAATATTTGCCGGTATTTCTGGTTTTTTTACAGGGTTAATTCATACTAAAGCAAAAATAAATCCCTTGCTTGCAAGTATTTTGGTAATGATTATGCTTTATTCGATAAATATTAGAATAATGAATGGGCCAAATTTATCTTTACCAAAAACATCAGTGGAATCATCTGTAAATCTTTCTGGAACAAAATTAGATTTTTTATTAGAAAATAATAATAATGTCACATTAGGAAAAGATGCTTCATTTTCATTTGTTAATCCATTTGAAACCTATGCTCTTTTAAAATTATCCTTTATAACTATTCTTATATTTTTATTATATTATTTATTTCTTAAAACAGAATTGGGAACATTATTAAGAGCATTTGGTTCAAACAAGCAAGGTGTTTTAACAATAGGTGTAAATCCTGATATTATAAGTATTTTAGGTCTATCTATAGGAAATTTTTTAGTTGGTATAAGCGGTGGCTTATTTTCTATTTATGCCGGTTTTTCAGATGTAAATATGGGACAGGGTATGTTAGTTACGGGATTAGCTGCTGTCATTTTAGGAGAAATTGTTTTTAAAAGTGATTTCTTATTAAAAATCCCTGCCCCTCTTATTGGTGGGATATTATATCAAGTTATAATAAGCATGGTTATAAAATACGGATATAATATAGGGTTCAAAGCAAGTGACCTAAAATTAGCAACTGCATTGTTTATAATAATTGTAATATCTTTAAGAAATTCGGAGGTGAAAAAATGGTTGAACTCAAAAATATCACTGTCATTTACAACCACGGAAAAACCAATGAAAAAATTGGTTTAA
- a CDS encoding ABC transporter substrate-binding protein yields the protein MKKLALLVVLLVTLTGFSLTVGITQIVDHPALNQVKDAIIKTIKEKHPEVKIVFQNAQGSYQNAVSIAQEFKNSADIIIAITTPSAQAAANTIKDKPLIFSAVTDPISAGLIKRFGKNEGNIVGLSDLLPVNVHLSLLKKVFPKAHNVGIIFNPGEQNSKTLLELSKKFAKDLNLNIIEIPGTTSSEMITSLNTKIKDIDVVYIFTDNLLASSMESVSKILNDNSIPSISGDIELAKQAKSVIGFGFDYYSLGLETGKMANEIIDGKNPSDLESKTMDMSALNLLINLKSAKRFNIDIPESLLNVADTIVR from the coding sequence ATGAAAAAGTTGGCGTTATTAGTAGTATTATTAGTTACTTTAACAGGATTTTCTCTAACAGTTGGTATTACACAAATTGTAGATCATCCAGCTTTAAATCAGGTAAAAGACGCTATTATTAAAACTATTAAAGAAAAGCATCCTGAGGTTAAAATAGTTTTTCAAAATGCTCAAGGGTCATATCAAAATGCTGTCTCTATTGCTCAAGAATTTAAAAATTCTGCAGATATTATAATTGCAATAACTACACCAAGCGCACAAGCTGCTGCTAATACTATTAAAGATAAGCCTTTAATATTTTCGGCTGTAACTGATCCTATTAGTGCTGGTTTAATAAAAAGATTTGGAAAAAACGAAGGAAATATCGTTGGTTTAAGCGATCTTCTTCCTGTAAATGTTCATTTGTCATTATTGAAAAAGGTTTTTCCAAAAGCTCATAATGTTGGAATTATTTTTAATCCCGGAGAACAAAATTCAAAAACATTATTGGAATTATCAAAAAAATTTGCAAAAGATTTGAATTTAAATATAATAGAAATCCCAGGAACAACATCTTCTGAGATGATAACTTCGTTAAATACAAAAATAAAAGATATTGATGTTGTATATATTTTCACAGACAATCTCCTTGCTTCTTCAATGGAAAGTGTGTCTAAAATACTTAATGATAATTCTATCCCTTCTATTTCTGGAGATATTGAACTAGCTAAACAAGCAAAAAGCGTTATCGGCTTTGGCTTTGACTATTACTCATTAGGTTTAGAAACTGGTAAAATGGCAAATGAAATTATAGATGGAAAAAACCCTTCAGATTTAGAGTCTAAAACCATGGATATGAGTGCGTTGAATTTATTAATAAATTTAAAATCTGCTAAAAGATTTAATATTGACATTCCAGAGTCACTTTTAAATGTTGCCGATACTATTGTGAGGTGA
- a CDS encoding alpha-amylase family glycosyl hydrolase, which yields MIQNIYDKLKFLYTENADVLYNKLMNLIEKYKISDKEINLTEKDVILITYGDSIKRDGEKPLQTLHKFLNDHVKGIINTVHILPFFPYSSDDGFSVIDYKKVNPELGDWSDIERLSKDYNLMFDAVINHISKSSKWFQEYLKGNPKFKDYFIEQEPVDELKYVTRPRALPLLHVYETNEGKKHIWTTFSEDQIDLNYKSENLFLEIVEILLFYAKKGAKLIRLDAIGYLWKEVGTSCIHLKQTHIMIQLFRDILNLTAKNVILITETNVPHKENISYFGNGYNEAQMVYNFSLPPLVLHSFLSKNAKYISQWANTLETPSDKTTFFNFLASHDGIGLMPAKGILKDEEVDYLVEHTLKNRGLVSYKSNPDGTKSPYELNINYFDALYEKNETMDLNIKKFVSAYAIASSMKGVPGIYIHSLLGSRNYYEGVKITGMNRSINREKLDYAKLEKEINDPNSLRYRIFNAMKNMLKIRTNHKAFNPKGIQKVLFLDNRVFSFIREYEDEKILILTNVSNEKVLINIENTLSERPFDLLSNKEIETKNNELIIYLKPYETMWIK from the coding sequence ATGATTCAAAATATATATGATAAGTTAAAGTTTTTATATACAGAAAATGCAGATGTTCTTTATAATAAACTAATGAATTTAATAGAAAAATACAAAATTTCTGATAAGGAAATAAATTTAACAGAGAAGGATGTTATTTTAATTACATATGGTGATTCTATAAAAAGAGATGGAGAAAAACCATTACAAACATTGCATAAATTTTTAAATGACCATGTTAAAGGTATTATTAACACCGTTCATATATTACCTTTTTTTCCATATTCATCAGATGATGGATTTTCTGTAATTGATTATAAGAAAGTAAATCCAGAATTAGGTGATTGGAGTGACATTGAAAGATTATCTAAAGATTATAATCTGATGTTCGATGCCGTTATTAATCATATTTCAAAATCAAGCAAATGGTTTCAAGAATATTTAAAAGGAAATCCGAAATTTAAAGATTATTTTATTGAGCAGGAACCTGTTGATGAACTAAAATACGTCACAAGGCCAAGGGCATTACCTTTATTACACGTATACGAAACCAACGAAGGGAAAAAACATATATGGACTACCTTTAGCGAAGATCAGATTGATTTAAATTATAAATCAGAAAATCTATTTTTAGAAATTGTAGAAATATTATTATTTTATGCAAAAAAGGGCGCAAAATTAATTAGATTAGATGCTATTGGCTATTTATGGAAAGAGGTTGGAACTTCATGTATTCATTTAAAACAAACGCATATAATGATACAACTATTTAGAGATATTCTTAATCTTACAGCAAAAAATGTTATTTTAATTACAGAAACAAATGTACCTCACAAAGAAAATATTTCATATTTTGGCAATGGTTACAATGAAGCACAAATGGTTTATAATTTTTCATTACCTCCACTTGTTTTACACTCTTTTTTATCAAAAAATGCTAAATACATATCACAATGGGCAAATACTTTGGAAACTCCAAGTGATAAAACTACATTTTTTAATTTTTTAGCTTCACACGACGGAATAGGGCTAATGCCTGCAAAAGGAATTTTAAAAGACGAAGAAGTTGATTACTTAGTTGAACACACATTAAAAAATAGAGGTTTAGTGTCTTATAAAAGTAATCCAGATGGCACTAAATCTCCATATGAATTGAATATAAATTATTTCGATGCATTATACGAAAAAAATGAAACTATGGATTTAAATATAAAAAAATTTGTTTCAGCTTATGCTATAGCTTCGTCTATGAAAGGCGTTCCTGGCATATATATTCATAGCTTACTTGGTTCAAGAAATTATTACGAAGGCGTAAAAATAACAGGTATGAATAGAAGTATTAACAGAGAAAAATTAGATTATGCCAAATTGGAAAAAGAAATAAATGATCCAAATTCATTAAGATATAGAATTTTTAATGCAATGAAAAATATGCTTAAAATTAGAACAAATCATAAAGCATTTAATCCTAAAGGAATTCAAAAAGTTTTATTTTTAGACAATAGAGTTTTTTCTTTTATTAGAGAGTATGAAGATGAAAAAATTTTAATTTTAACAAATGTTTCAAATGAAAAAGTTCTAATAAATATAGAAAATACATTATCTGAAAGACCTTTTGATTTACTCTCTAATAAAGAAATAGAAACAAAAAATAATGAATTAATCATTTATTTAAAACCTTACGAAACTATGTGGATAAAATAA
- a CDS encoding MurR/RpiR family transcriptional regulator yields the protein MIINKIKGIYNSLTKREKKVADYIIERAPDVIHYSITELANWSEVSETTVYRVIKKLGFTGYQEFKILLAKELSEPPLDTSKKEDLFSHFHNKICNSLNIIYQNLNKELLNKIAERILKSKKLIFFAVGRSFPVALDSSLKFAALGLPTAAYSDPHMQVIVGANLNEEDTVISISHSGYIRDVFKSTQIAKDAGAHTIAITSGVDSPLSLVADEVVYTTPSDPSENEFTHDRIGEMYIIELLYNLVVSKKFNDEHFDKLKNVIKPKKF from the coding sequence ATGATAATTAACAAAATCAAAGGAATTTATAACTCATTAACAAAAAGGGAAAAGAAGGTTGCCGATTATATTATAGAAAGAGCTCCTGATGTTATACATTATAGCATAACAGAATTGGCTAATTGGTCTGAAGTAAGTGAAACTACTGTATACAGAGTAATTAAAAAATTGGGTTTTACTGGTTATCAAGAATTCAAAATTTTACTTGCTAAAGAATTATCAGAACCACCATTAGATACTTCCAAAAAAGAGGATTTGTTTTCTCATTTTCATAACAAAATTTGTAATAGCTTAAATATTATATATCAAAATTTAAATAAAGAATTACTAAATAAAATTGCAGAAAGAATTTTAAAATCAAAGAAATTAATATTTTTTGCCGTTGGAAGATCCTTTCCTGTAGCTCTTGATAGTTCTTTGAAATTTGCTGCTTTAGGATTACCTACTGCAGCATATTCTGATCCACATATGCAGGTTATTGTTGGAGCTAATTTAAACGAAGAAGACACTGTTATATCAATTAGCCATTCTGGCTATATTAGAGATGTTTTTAAATCTACTCAAATAGCTAAAGATGCCGGTGCTCATACAATAGCTATAACATCAGGTGTTGATTCTCCTTTAAGTTTGGTCGCTGATGAAGTGGTATATACTACACCAAGTGATCCTTCTGAAAATGAATTTACCCATGATAGAATAGGCGAAATGTATATAATAGAATTATTATATAATCTGGTTGTTTCTAAAAAATTCAACGATGAACATTTTGACAAGCTAAAAAATGTTATTAAACCAAAGAAATTTTGA
- a CDS encoding carbohydrate ABC transporter permease codes for MVKKKSFLRTFIFWFLITLLVVFITYPFAWMLSVSFRYDTDAFEPGIIPERPTLETYAILLGFKKSLREELSNEQQQLLEIIKTLPKEQQEAVLSQITAQRKKESFPFLRFFRNSLVIAGLSALVSLILSIFGAYAFSRIDFKGRGTIQRGVLIVYLFGGTILAVPLYQIFVKIGLTSSGFKSAIALFIIYIVQTIPVSLYMLGNYFRTIPRSIEEAAIIDGTTRMGVITKIIIPLSLPAIITVYIYAFMIAWNEFLFASIFVRPFPEFYTLPLGLNEIFNSEHAIWAKMMAASVVTAIPVVALFMMMEKYLTGGLTAGGVKE; via the coding sequence ATGGTAAAGAAAAAAAGCTTTTTAAGAACTTTTATTTTTTGGTTTTTAATTACATTATTGGTTGTTTTTATTACTTATCCTTTTGCCTGGATGTTATCTGTATCTTTTAGATATGATACTGATGCTTTTGAACCTGGAATCATACCAGAGAGACCCACTCTTGAAACATATGCTATACTTTTAGGATTTAAAAAATCACTTCGTGAAGAATTAAGTAATGAACAACAACAATTACTTGAAATAATAAAAACGTTACCTAAAGAGCAGCAAGAAGCAGTATTATCTCAAATTACAGCTCAAAGAAAAAAGGAATCCTTCCCATTTCTAAGATTTTTTAGAAATAGTTTGGTAATTGCAGGTTTAAGTGCTTTGGTAAGTTTGATACTTTCTATTTTCGGAGCATATGCTTTTAGTAGAATAGATTTCAAAGGAAGAGGAACTATTCAACGTGGTGTGTTGATTGTTTATCTTTTTGGAGGTACAATATTAGCAGTTCCATTATATCAAATTTTTGTAAAAATTGGCCTTACTTCTTCAGGATTTAAATCAGCTATAGCTTTATTTATTATCTATATTGTTCAAACAATACCTGTTTCCTTATATATGCTTGGAAATTATTTTAGAACAATTCCAAGATCTATTGAGGAAGCTGCTATTATAGATGGCACAACACGAATGGGTGTTATCACAAAAATAATAATTCCTTTATCTTTACCTGCTATAATTACTGTATATATTTATGCTTTTATGATAGCATGGAATGAATTTTTATTTGCATCTATTTTTGTAAGACCTTTCCCGGAATTTTATACTTTGCCTTTAGGTTTAAATGAAATCTTTAATTCTGAACATGCTATATGGGCAAAAATGATGGCTGCTTCTGTAGTAACAGCTATACCAGTAGTTGCTCTATTTATGATGATGGAAAAATATTTAACAGGTGGTTTGACTGCTGGAGGGGTAAAAGAATAA
- a CDS encoding carbohydrate ABC transporter permease, whose protein sequence is MPAISLKEKDARFGWKLVLPTVILIALLILYPVIYNIYLSFFEVSISDAPNRFVGLQNYVEILGDSSFWKSFGITILFTLTTVIGSILLGLGVALLMNREFPGRGFVRALLLLPYVTPLIAIVFAWKYIFLPIDGPLMKILAVFGMDPGNDFVNNPNNAFWVVSVFNIWRNFPFVYLMLLSRLQSIPTDYYEAAEIDGATNWQKFLHITLPELYFVIASVALLRGIWNFYKFDEVYLMSKFANTLPIYIYEKAFSGIPEQGVAAAIATILFIIMISLIGFYVKKVLKW, encoded by the coding sequence ATGCCTGCAATTTCTTTAAAAGAAAAAGACGCAAGGTTCGGATGGAAACTGGTTTTGCCGACTGTTATACTTATTGCTTTATTAATTTTATACCCCGTTATTTATAATATTTATTTAAGTTTTTTTGAGGTATCTATTTCAGATGCCCCAAATAGGTTTGTAGGATTACAAAATTATGTCGAAATACTTGGAGATTCTTCATTCTGGAAATCATTTGGTATTACTATATTGTTCACACTTACTACCGTTATTGGAAGTATTCTTTTAGGTTTAGGCGTGGCTCTATTAATGAATAGAGAATTCCCTGGAAGAGGCTTTGTTAGAGCTCTATTGTTATTACCATATGTCACTCCATTAATTGCAATTGTGTTTGCCTGGAAATATATTTTCTTACCTATTGATGGACCATTAATGAAAATTTTAGCTGTTTTTGGAATGGATCCAGGAAATGATTTTGTTAATAACCCAAACAATGCTTTTTGGGTTGTTTCTGTATTCAATATTTGGCGAAACTTTCCATTTGTATACTTAATGTTATTATCACGATTACAATCTATCCCTACAGATTATTACGAAGCTGCTGAAATAGATGGAGCTACTAACTGGCAAAAATTTTTACACATAACATTACCAGAATTATATTTTGTTATTGCTTCTGTTGCATTGCTAAGGGGTATATGGAATTTTTATAAATTCGATGAAGTTTATCTTATGTCTAAATTCGCAAATACTTTACCCATATACATTTATGAAAAAGCTTTTTCTGGAATCCCTGAACAAGGTGTTGCTGCAGCGATTGCTACAATTTTATTTATAATAATGATATCATTAATTGGCTTCTATGTAAAGAAGGTGTTAAAATGGTAA